A stretch of DNA from Micromonospora sp. NBC_01813:
AGCACCGCCGCCCGCGCGTGGGCCAGCGGCACCCGGTCACCGGTGGCGACGCCGACGGCGTTGGCGAGTTCGGCGTACCGGATCGGGGTGGAGAGCTCGCTGCGAACGAGCCGGAAGTCGACCGCGAGCATCAGGTAGCGGTCGTTGCGCTTGAACAGGCTCTCCCGGTACGCGAACCGGCAGTCGGCGGCGGGCAGCGCGTGCCGCTCGCCGGTGAGTCGGTCGTACACGTGCACCGTCTGGATGGTCTCGGCGACCTCCTGGCCGTACGCGCCGACGTTCTGGATCGGGGTGGCGCCGGCCGAGCCGGGAATGCCGGAGAGGCATTCCACGCCGGACCAACCGGCGGCGACGGTGGCCGCGACCAGGTCGTCCCACGGCTCGCCGGCCTGTACCCGGATGGTGACGGTGGCCGGCGTACCGGCGGCGGCCGGGTCCTCGGCGATCACCTGGAATCCGCGGGAGCGGACCAGGACCGCGGTGCCGGGGAAACCGTCGTCGCCGATGACGACGTTGCTGCCGCCGCCGAGCAGGAGGATCGGCTCGTGGTGCCGGCCGGCGGCGCGCACCGCGCCGACGAGCTCGTCGGCGGTGCTCGCCTCGACCAGTCGGTCGGCCGGTCCGCCGAGGCCGAGCGTGGTATAGCGTGCCAACGGCGCAATGGCCGTTGGGTCTTCAGCAGATGGCGCGTGGGCACTAACGTCGGGCACGCCCTTCACCCTAGGCTGGAATGCACCTGCGGCATGCCACTGGCCGCCGGCTCGACCCGGAGGATCGCGATGAGCAGACTGCACGGCTCCAAGGATTTCTGGCTCGGCGCGCTGCGTGCGGAGGGTCCGATGTTCCGGGCCGCGGTCGCCGAGGCGCCGCTGGACTCGCCGGTGCCGTCCTGCCCGGACTGGACGGTCGTCGATCTGGTGCACCATCTCGGTGCCGTCTACGTCTGGGTACGCGAGTCGGTGGGCCGAGGCGTCACCGATCCGCCGACGGTGCGGTCCGACATGACCGGCCGACCCGGCGGCGACGAGGCGATCGTCTGGTGGCAGCAGGAGTACGACGCGCTGCTCACCCTGCTGGACGGGCTCGATCCGGAGATGCCGGCGTGGAACTGGGCGCCGCAGGCCAAGAAGGCGGGGTTCTGGTCGCGTCGGATGGCGCACGAGACCGCGGTGCACCGGTGGGACGCGCAGATGGCGATCGCCTCGGTGGAGCCGGTGGAGGCCAAACTGGCCGCCGACGGCATCAGCGAGGTGCTCGACAGTTGGCTGCCGGCCGGGCGCCGCCGGGCGCCGAAACCGGCGTACGGGGTGGTGCACCTGGTGGCCACCGACGCGGATCAGGAGTGGTACGTCCGGTTGCGGGGCGAGGGCATGGCGTTGCTGGACACCGACACGATCCTCGACTCCGACGACCATCACACCCGCGCCGTGGCCGCCGGCACCGCCAGTGATCTGTTGCTCTGCCTGTACAGCCGGGTGGACTTCGAGGTGCTGGACATCTCCGGCGACACCGCCCTGCTGGATTCGCTCCTCATCGGCTGACCCGGCTCGGCTCGGCGGGTAGGTAACACGCCGGCAACTTTCTGAGAGCGCTCTCTTGACATGGGACGGACTGAGGTCCCACTCTCGTGAGAGCGCTCTCACGTTTTCTCACGGGGCCCAAACCGGGCACCCCGCCGAGTCTGCGGCGGGAGCGAAACGCGCCACCACACCACGCTGTTTCCGCACCCCCACCATGCCTGGACCTGAGAGGGGTCAATCCATGGGCGTCAATTCACGCCGCCGGTTGGTCACCGCGACCGCCGCAGCGGTCACCGTACTCGCCGCCGCCACCGGCTGTGGCGGCGACGATGCCGCCGACGACGGCACCATCACCCTCACCGTCGACGTCTTCGGCCAGTTCGGCTACGAAGAGCTCTACAAGCAGTACGAGGCCGACAACCCCGGCATCAAGATCGTCGAACGGGGCACCGGCACCAACCTCGACGAGTACTCCCCCAAGCTGACCCAGTGGCTGGCCGCCGGCAAGGGCGCCGGCGACATCGTCGCCATCGAAGAGGGCCTGCTGGTCGAGTACAAGGCCAACCCGCAGAACTTCGTCAACCTGCTCGAGCACGGCGCCGCCGAGCTCGAAGGCAACTTCATGCAGTGGAAGTGGGACCAGGCGCTGACCGCCGACGGCAGCCAGCTGATCGGGCTCGGCACCGACGTCGGCGGCATGGCCATGTGCTACCGCACCGACCTGTTCGAAGCCGCCGGACTGCCCACCGACCGCGACGAGGTCTCCGCGCTCTGGCCGACCTGGGACGACTACATCACCGTCGGTGAGCAGTTCGCCGCCAAGAACACCGGGGCGTCGTTCCTCGACGCGGCCACCAACACGTTCAACACGATCGTGCTGCAGACCGCCGGTGCCGCCGACGGCTACCACTACTACGACCTGGAAAACAACCTCGTCGTCGACACCAACCCGGCCGTCAAGCAGGCCTGGGACATCACGATGGACATCATCGACTCGAACCTGTCCGGCAAGTACGGCGCCTGGTCCGACGAGTGGGTCTCCGCGTTCAAGCAGGCCAAGTTCGCCACCATCGCCTGCCCGGCCTGGATGACCGGGGTCATCGAGGGCAACGCCGGCCCGGAGGCGGCCGGCAAGTGGGACATCGCCCAGGTGCCCGGCGACGGCGGCAACTGGGGCGGGTCGCACCTGGCGGTGCCGGCACAGAGCGAGCACCCGGAAGAGGCGGCCAAGCTGCTGAAGTTCCTCACCAGCCCGGAAGGCCACATCGCGGCGTTCGAGGCCAAGGGCCCGCTGCCGTCGTCGCCGCAGGCGCTGGAGGACCCGGCGATCACCGAGTCGACCAACGCGTACTTCAGCGACGCACCGATCGGGCAGATCTTCGGCGAGGGCGCGCTGAGCCTCAAGCCGGTCTACATGGGACCGAAGAACCAGGCGGTCCGCACCGAGGTGGAGAACGCCGTGCGTACCGTCGAGCTGGGTCAGCGTACCGCCGAGACCGGCTGGGCCGACGCGGTGAACAACGCCAAGACGGCGGCCGAGAAGTGACGGCGGGCCGGGTGGCGCCGACGGACGAGGCGGCGGACGCGGCGGACGACGCCGCAGGGACCGCCCCCGCCGACGCCGCCCGGCCGGCCCGGCGACAGCCCGAGCCGCCGCCGGCGCGGCCCCGGGTGTGGCTGGCCCGGCTGGACACCAAAGCCTCGCCCTACCTGTACATCGCGCCGTTCTTCGTGATCTTCGCGATCTTCGGCGCCTACCCGCTCGGCTACACGTTCTGGGTGTCGCTGCACGACTGGGACCTGCTCGCCGCCGACCACCCGTTCGTCGGCTTCGACAACTACAGCAAACTGCTCGGCGACGGCGACTTCTGGAACTCGGTGCTCAACACGTTGGGCATCTTCGTCATCTCGACGGTGCCGCAGCTGCTGCTGGCGCTGTGGCTGGCGCACCTGCTGAACCGGCAACTGCGGGCCCGGACCTCGTTCCGGATGAGCATCCTGATCCCGAACATCACCTCGACGGCGGCGGTGGCGATCGTCTTCGGGCAGCTGTTCAGCCGCGAGTTCGGCATGATCAACTGGGCGTTGGACCTGATCGGGATCGACGCCATCGACTGGCGCAACAACAAGATCGGCTCCTGGGTGGCCATCTCCACCATGGTCGACTGGCGGTGGACCGGCTACAACGCGCTGATCTTCCTGGCCGCCATGCAGTCCATCCCGAAGGACCTGTACGAGTCGGCGGCGATCGACGGCGCCAACCCGGTCCGGCAGTTCTGGTCGATCACCGTCCCGATGCTGCGGCCCACGATCATCTTCTGCGTCATCATCTCCACCATCGGCGGGCTGCAACTGTTCACCGAACCGCTGCTGTTCAACTCCGGCCCGAACCCGATCCGCGGCGGGCCGCTACGCGAGTCGCAGACGATGACCATGTACATGTTCGAGAACGCCTTCGCGCCGCACTTCAACTTCGGCTACGGCTCGGCGATCGCCTGGATGCTGTTCGCCCTCATCGTCGTCATCTCGCTGATCAACGTGCTGGTGATCCGCCGACTCGGCAACAGCACCCGCAAGGAGGGGTGAGCGTGAAAGCCAGTCAACACCTGTGGAGCGCCAGCAAGCTGACCTACGCGACGCTGATCGCCGCCGGGGTGATGTCGATCTTCCCGATCTACTGGATGTTCGTGGTCGCCACCCGGTCCAGCGACGCCATGGGGCAGATCCCGCCGCCACTCACCCCGGGCGGCAACCTGCCCGGCAACATCGAGAACCTGTTCGCCAACCCGGACGCGTACTTCCTGACCGGCATGCTCAACTCGGCCATCGTCGCCGGCACCGTCACCGTCTCGGTGGTGCTCTTCTCCTCGCTGGCCGGGTTCGCCTTCGCCAAGCTGCGGTTCAAGGGCTCCAACGCGCTACTGCTGGTGATCATCGCCACGATGATGGTGCCCACCCAACTCGGCGTCATCCCGCTCTACATGCTGATGACCCAGCTGGACTGGAACGACCGGCTCGCCGCCGTCATCGTCCCGGCGCTGGTCACCGGATTCGGGGTGTTCCTGATGCGCCAGTACGCCAGCCAGGCGGTCAGCACCGAGCTGATCGAGGCCGCCCGGGTCGACGGCTGCTCCACGCTGCGGATCTACTGGAGCGTGGTACTGCCGGCGCTGCGCCCGGCCGCCGCCGTACTCGGCCTGCTCACCTTCATGACCATGTGGAACGACTTCCTCTGGCCGTACGCGGTACTCAACGATCCGGAGAACCCGACCGTCCAGTTGTCGCTGCGTGCCCTGTCGAACGGCTACTACAACGACATGTCACAGGTGTTCACCGGTACGGCACTCGCTACGCTTCCACTACTGATCGTGTTCATCATTTTCGGCCGTCAGATCATCGGCGGCATCATGGAAGGTGCTGTCAAAGCGTGACGAACCAAAGCGAGGCCGTACGATTCCCCGACTCGTTCATCTGGGGCGCGGCGACCGCGTCGTACCAGATCGAAGGCGCCGCCCAGGACGACGGACGCGGCCCGTCGATCTGGGACACCTTCAGCCGTACGCCGGGCAAGGTGCACGCCGGGCACACCGGTGACGTGGCCTGCGACCACTACCACCGCTACCCCGACGACGTGGCGTTGATGGCCGAACTCGGCCTGCACACCTACCGGTTCTCCATCGCCTGGCCGCGCATCCAGCCCGACGGCACCGGTCCGGTCAACCCGCGCGGGCTGGACTTCTACGACCGGCTCGTCGACGAACTGCGCGGCCGGGGCATCGAACCGATCGTCACCCTGTACCACTGGGATCTGCCACAGACCCTGGAAGACCGGGGCGGCTGGACCAACCGGGAAACCGCCGAAGCCTTCGCCGAGTACGCCCGCGCGGTGCACACCCGCCTCGGTGACCGGGTCAACACCTGGACCACGCTCAACGAGCCGTGGTGCTCGGCGTACCTCGGCTACGGCGCCGGGGTGCACGCCCCGGGCCGCACCGACCCGGCCGCCGTGTTCCAGTCCGTGCACCACCTGCTGCTCGGCCACGGCCTGGCCAACCAGGTGCTACGCGCGGCCGGGGTGTCCACCCTCGGGATCACGGTCAACCCGGTCTCGGCGTTCCCGGTCGACCCGGCCAGCGAGGCCGACGCCAAGGCGGTGCACCTGGTCGAAGGGCTGCAGAACCGGATCTTCCTCGACCCGATCCTGCGCGGCGGCTACCCGGCCGACATGCTCGAGCACGTCAGCCGGTTCACCAGCCTGGAGCACATCCGCGACGGCGACGAGAAGATCATCGGCGAGCCGATCGACCTGCTCGGCATCAACTACTACGCCCCCACCTACGTGACCGCGAGCGACGGCGCACCCGGTGGCGGGGGTGCCTACCCCGGCACCGAGGACATCCAGTTCATCGCCCCGGCACAGCCGCTGACCGACATGGGCTGGCAGATCCAGCCGTCCGGGCTGACCGCGCTGCTGACCAAGCTGGGGCGCGACTATCCAGGCGTACCGATGATCATCACGGAGAACGGCGCCGCCTTCCCCGACCAGCTGCACCCCGACGGCGACCGGGTCGAGGACACCGACCGGGTCGCCTACCTGGACGGGCACCTGCGGGCCGCGCACGCCGCGATCGCCGCCGGGGTCGACCTGCGCGGATACCTCGTCTGGTCGCTGCTGGACAACTTCGAGTGGGCGTACGGCTACGACAAGCGATTCGGCATCGTGTACGTCGACTACCTGACCCAGCGGCGGGTGCCGAAGGCGAGCGCCCGGTGGTACCAAGAGGTGATCCGCCGCAACGGCATCGACTGAGCCGGGTCACCGGTGACGGGATCGTCCATCGACAGACGGGGAGCACAGGCGTGAGCATGGCCAGGGAACGTCCGACGCTGGAGGCGGTGGCCCGGCGGGCCGGCGTGTCCCGGGCCACCGTCTCACGCGTGGTGAACGGCTCGACGACAGTCGCCGAGCAGATCCAGGAAGCGGTCCGCCGGGCGGTCCAGGAGCTGGGGTACGTCCCCAACCTGGCCGCCCGCAGCCTGGTCACCCAGCGCACCGACTCGATGGGGCTGATCCTGCCGGAGACCGCCACCCGGGTCTTCTCCGACGACCAGGTCTTCCCCGGCATCATCCAGGGCGTCAGCCAGGAGTTGGAGGCCGCCGACAAACAGCTGGTGCTGATGATGGCCGGCTCGGTCGGCAGCCACGACCGGGTCGAGCGGTACGCGAGCGGCCGCCACGTCGACGGCGTCATGTTCGCCTCGATCCACGGCGTCGACCCGATGCCCGGCACCCTGGCCCGCAGCGGCCTGCCGGTGGTGTGCAGTGGCCGGCCGATGGGGCAGGTCAGCGCCGGAGTGCCGTACGTCGACGTGGAGAACGAGGCGGGTGCCGAGCGGGCGGTCCGCTACCTGATCGAGTCGGGTCGGCGACGGGTGGCAACGATCGCCGGCCCGCAGGACATGATCGCTGGCGTGGACCGCCTCGCCGGCTACCGTACGGTGATCCGGGAGACCGGCGGCCGGTCGCTGGTCGCCACCGGTGACTTCACCCGCGACTCGGGCGCGGTCGCCATGCGTCAGCTCCTCGAGGACGATCCCGAACTGGACGCGGTCTTCGTCGCCTCCGACCTGATGGCCCACGGTGCCATCCGGACACTGCGCGAGGCCGGCCGTCGGGTGCCCGACGACGTCGCTGTCATCGGCTTCGACGACATCGAGATGGCCCGCTACATGGACCCGGCGCTGACCACCGTCCGCCAACCGATCCAGGAGATCGGTCGGTCGATGGCCCGGCTGCTGCTGCGCCTCGCCGACGGCGAGGCCGTCGAACCGACCATCATGCTGCCTACCGAACTCATCCTGCGCGACTCGGCCTGACCAAGCCGGTAGGGACGACTTGCCGTCCAGCACCTCGCGCCAGGGTTTAGTCCGAGCTATAGTTCATGGGTGCCCGCCCAATCACCGCGACGCTGGACCGTCAAGGCCACCACCGAGGTCCGGGACTGGCTGCGCGCCCTGCGCCGGACGGACCCCGACGTCTACCAGGCCGTCGGCCCTGAGCAACCTGAAGGAGCTCAGGCCTCGATCGGGCCGTAGCGTGGCGATTCGAGTCTTGTTCGTGTTTGATCCATGGTCGCAGGCTGTCCTACTGGTCGCCGGCAACAAGGCCGGTGACTGGTCTCGGTGGTACCGCACAGCTATCCCAGCCGCCGAAGTCGCGTACGAGGACTGGCTGGCAACCGAGAGAAAGCGAAGGGAGGAGTCATGACCGAGTTTCACGACTGGGAGGACATCCGCGCGGAGCTTGACGACGGGGACACCGCGGCGTACACCGCCGAGCGCGCACGCACCGAAGCTTGGATCAGTGCGTACCACCTCGCCGAGGAACGCAAGCGGCTAGGCCTGACGCAGCGTGAGGTCGCCGAAGCCATGGGCGTCACGCCCGGGCGCATCAGCCAGATCGAGAACGGTGACCTCGACGCCAACGAGGTGGCAACCCTCAGCCGCTACGCACAGGCGCTGGGTGCCCGGATGCGGATCATTTTCGACTACGGTAACGACCTTCGTCAGATCGCCTGACGGTTGCCTCAGTCAACTGGCAAGGAAGTCATGCTCTGGTTGCCAGCACGTAGCCTGCGCCCAGAGCAAGGACGACCGGGCCGGCGGCGATGACCGCGACCGCCAGCCATGGTACGGGCGGTGCCATGTCCGCTCCGGTGCGCGGATCGAGGACCCTGTCGTCTTGCCGGCGGACGCGACGCACGATCCAGACCCCGAGGCAAAGCAATACCGCCTGCCCAAGTATCAGCAGCGGGATTGCCTCGGCCCACAACAGACCGAAGCGGCCTGGTTCGATCTCAAGGAAGCCTCGTGTCATCAGCCCAGTGCCCACCACCGCTAGCAGCACAACTACGCCGTACGCCCGGATGAACAATGCGAGCGCCGATGTCCAGCCCACTCGGCGTCGGCCCAGTACGCCGGCCAGTTCGTCGGCGTAGTCGGCCGGCTCACCGAACGCAGACCTCGGATCCTCGCCGCTTTCCAGGACGTGGCTCTCCACCTCGGCAAGAGCCTCGGCGATCCGAGGTCCGGGTAGTCGGCGTGACCGCAGGGCGGCCGTCAGCTCCTGCTGATACCTGTCGAGCCTGCTGCTCATGCGTCATCCTTGGTCGAACCCGTTGACTGGCGACTTTCCTGCGGATTGGCGATGGCAGCTACCCGGTGGGTGAAGGTCTCCCAATCGGCGGCGCGCCTGTGTAGTTCGTCGCGACCAGCAGCGGTAGCGGTGAAGAACTTCCGACCCGGCCCCGCCGCACCCTCGCGCCACGTCGAGGTAACTAGGCCGTCGACCTCGAGTCGGGTCAGAACCGGGTAGAGCGTTCCACCTTTCACTA
This window harbors:
- a CDS encoding carbohydrate ABC transporter permease, which codes for MSIFPIYWMFVVATRSSDAMGQIPPPLTPGGNLPGNIENLFANPDAYFLTGMLNSAIVAGTVTVSVVLFSSLAGFAFAKLRFKGSNALLLVIIATMMVPTQLGVIPLYMLMTQLDWNDRLAAVIVPALVTGFGVFLMRQYASQAVSTELIEAARVDGCSTLRIYWSVVLPALRPAAAVLGLLTFMTMWNDFLWPYAVLNDPENPTVQLSLRALSNGYYNDMSQVFTGTALATLPLLIVFIIFGRQIIGGIMEGAVKA
- a CDS encoding maleylpyruvate isomerase family mycothiol-dependent enzyme codes for the protein MSRLHGSKDFWLGALRAEGPMFRAAVAEAPLDSPVPSCPDWTVVDLVHHLGAVYVWVRESVGRGVTDPPTVRSDMTGRPGGDEAIVWWQQEYDALLTLLDGLDPEMPAWNWAPQAKKAGFWSRRMAHETAVHRWDAQMAIASVEPVEAKLAADGISEVLDSWLPAGRRRAPKPAYGVVHLVATDADQEWYVRLRGEGMALLDTDTILDSDDHHTRAVAAGTASDLLLCLYSRVDFEVLDISGDTALLDSLLIG
- a CDS encoding carbohydrate ABC transporter permease, with protein sequence MWLARLDTKASPYLYIAPFFVIFAIFGAYPLGYTFWVSLHDWDLLAADHPFVGFDNYSKLLGDGDFWNSVLNTLGIFVISTVPQLLLALWLAHLLNRQLRARTSFRMSILIPNITSTAAVAIVFGQLFSREFGMINWALDLIGIDAIDWRNNKIGSWVAISTMVDWRWTGYNALIFLAAMQSIPKDLYESAAIDGANPVRQFWSITVPMLRPTIIFCVIISTIGGLQLFTEPLLFNSGPNPIRGGPLRESQTMTMYMFENAFAPHFNFGYGSAIAWMLFALIVVISLINVLVIRRLGNSTRKEG
- a CDS encoding PadR family transcriptional regulator, with amino-acid sequence MEESRQWPAEWMRGALSLCVLAIVAEGETYGYAVAQRLQAAGLGVVKGGTLYPVLTRLEVDGLVTSTWREGAAGPGRKFFTATAAGRDELHRRAADWETFTHRVAAIANPQESRQSTGSTKDDA
- a CDS encoding helix-turn-helix domain-containing protein gives rise to the protein MTEFHDWEDIRAELDDGDTAAYTAERARTEAWISAYHLAEERKRLGLTQREVAEAMGVTPGRISQIENGDLDANEVATLSRYAQALGARMRIIFDYGNDLRQIA
- a CDS encoding GH1 family beta-glucosidase, coding for MTNQSEAVRFPDSFIWGAATASYQIEGAAQDDGRGPSIWDTFSRTPGKVHAGHTGDVACDHYHRYPDDVALMAELGLHTYRFSIAWPRIQPDGTGPVNPRGLDFYDRLVDELRGRGIEPIVTLYHWDLPQTLEDRGGWTNRETAEAFAEYARAVHTRLGDRVNTWTTLNEPWCSAYLGYGAGVHAPGRTDPAAVFQSVHHLLLGHGLANQVLRAAGVSTLGITVNPVSAFPVDPASEADAKAVHLVEGLQNRIFLDPILRGGYPADMLEHVSRFTSLEHIRDGDEKIIGEPIDLLGINYYAPTYVTASDGAPGGGGAYPGTEDIQFIAPAQPLTDMGWQIQPSGLTALLTKLGRDYPGVPMIITENGAAFPDQLHPDGDRVEDTDRVAYLDGHLRAAHAAIAAGVDLRGYLVWSLLDNFEWAYGYDKRFGIVYVDYLTQRRVPKASARWYQEVIRRNGID
- a CDS encoding LacI family DNA-binding transcriptional regulator, which translates into the protein MARERPTLEAVARRAGVSRATVSRVVNGSTTVAEQIQEAVRRAVQELGYVPNLAARSLVTQRTDSMGLILPETATRVFSDDQVFPGIIQGVSQELEAADKQLVLMMAGSVGSHDRVERYASGRHVDGVMFASIHGVDPMPGTLARSGLPVVCSGRPMGQVSAGVPYVDVENEAGAERAVRYLIESGRRRVATIAGPQDMIAGVDRLAGYRTVIRETGGRSLVATGDFTRDSGAVAMRQLLEDDPELDAVFVASDLMAHGAIRTLREAGRRVPDDVAVIGFDDIEMARYMDPALTTVRQPIQEIGRSMARLLLRLADGEAVEPTIMLPTELILRDSA
- a CDS encoding UDP-N-acetylmuramate dehydrogenase encodes the protein MPDVSAHAPSAEDPTAIAPLARYTTLGLGGPADRLVEASTADELVGAVRAAGRHHEPILLLGGGSNVVIGDDGFPGTAVLVRSRGFQVIAEDPAAAGTPATVTIRVQAGEPWDDLVAATVAAGWSGVECLSGIPGSAGATPIQNVGAYGQEVAETIQTVHVYDRLTGERHALPAADCRFAYRESLFKRNDRYLMLAVDFRLVRSELSTPIRYAELANAVGVATGDRVPLAHARAAVLRLRAGKGMVLDPTDPDTRSVGSFFMNPVLDADAARQFRARVAAAGVGEPATWPVTAGGAGETGSLKVSAAWLIDKGGFGKGYPGLDAPVAISSKHTLALTHRGGGSTAALLELARTIRDGVRARFGVSLRPEPVLVDCTFD
- a CDS encoding HAAS signaling domain-containing protein, which codes for MSSRLDRYQQELTAALRSRRLPGPRIAEALAEVESHVLESGEDPRSAFGEPADYADELAGVLGRRRVGWTSALALFIRAYGVVVLLAVVGTGLMTRGFLEIEPGRFGLLWAEAIPLLILGQAVLLCLGVWIVRRVRRQDDRVLDPRTGADMAPPVPWLAVAVIAAGPVVLALGAGYVLATRA
- a CDS encoding ABC transporter substrate-binding protein is translated as MGVNSRRRLVTATAAAVTVLAAATGCGGDDAADDGTITLTVDVFGQFGYEELYKQYEADNPGIKIVERGTGTNLDEYSPKLTQWLAAGKGAGDIVAIEEGLLVEYKANPQNFVNLLEHGAAELEGNFMQWKWDQALTADGSQLIGLGTDVGGMAMCYRTDLFEAAGLPTDRDEVSALWPTWDDYITVGEQFAAKNTGASFLDAATNTFNTIVLQTAGAADGYHYYDLENNLVVDTNPAVKQAWDITMDIIDSNLSGKYGAWSDEWVSAFKQAKFATIACPAWMTGVIEGNAGPEAAGKWDIAQVPGDGGNWGGSHLAVPAQSEHPEEAAKLLKFLTSPEGHIAAFEAKGPLPSSPQALEDPAITESTNAYFSDAPIGQIFGEGALSLKPVYMGPKNQAVRTEVENAVRTVELGQRTAETGWADAVNNAKTAAEK